atataccacttatgttcattacattttctttaacctccttcaccatcttggatgcatctctgacaaacatttctcttctttttctctatttttgcatcaaaacaacactctcaatggtctcagcattTCCAAAATATTCTttagttggttctctaggtgcctcaagtagtgtttttgcatatgtttcaagaatgtttaggtcaacttcataacccatttcagtaacccaaatagttctagggataacttcttccatccatgtctcatcatgtttgattacaaagttgatttccttgtcatacttgtctactatgctctggggtaacctttctctagctctcatcttagtctaAATGTTTTTGAAGTAATATGTTATAATATTGTCACTATTAGAGTCCATActagtgatagcttccttgatttgttttcctaccgggatgtcatatccaaagtccttatgaccaattccgggtatctctttggtgaagtaaagcatcagacacacaagtaagttgccaaaatgaaatgtccctttcttgtcacccttaatctttttcaggttgtctattaattcatctttaagccattcacaaatatcaatgtTAGCATTGTactttaccatctcataagcattaTGAATACATGAGCTGGAAAATGAATTCAATCTATTAGCATGAGTTACTCtatatccaagtaccatactcacatatctcacattagcaccagtaatgtcattaaccctaagataTCTATTATTAGATGTAGCtttggttaactccataactccttgTTAGGTATCTTAGTTTTGtcgggcctactaccggttgagggtaaaccagtaactgccttgatgGCTTCCTTAGAGAaaaaatagagtcaagccacatgaactctccatgaactctactcagaactagatgaactacctccttaggaaattcaggtatgttcactatctcaatgaatcctaagtcttcaactatcttatgctctggtttgattaaaccttgttcatcagtaatgacaccactgtacatgttctccaaatcatcgattcctagattttctatgttgcagtgaatgtagattctagggtctttggCAAAAGTAActccctttgaaatttttgaaaaatcttcgatagaatcatcttgcttggcaatttcagggatgattttaaacacgggcctagggtgcttaatgttttctaccacaagagggtttgcaataaacttaggtgcagaagatgaagatgccattttgaaagataaatacctcttagcttgaaatccttgaatgcttggttagttgaaatgagggttttccggtgttatataaccaaaaagttcttcaaaaactgcattaaatgctcattggttaagtgaaatcttaacacatctaccactaaagaagaaatgtgtcttcttaccatcaaccgagggtagaatgcatgattttcaatttgctacaataccccctaaggattattccttagttagatgaagaatctcctactggtggaaggttactctattctactagtgcagagatagattcatcaactctctgatctcccatctttatccattgttttgaaaattgttgctttatttgatttttcttttcttttctcttcacactagatcctttattgttcatcggtatagtctttcttctacaaaattttgcaatatgtccaatcttgttacatgcataacaagttacattattcctctgaataacttttccatatccttgattggtttgtgatctgcattgattagataaatgttcaaaatctaccacaaacatagcatttcacattcattctacaattttctgaattatgaccaactttgttgcatttggaacattgattggtggataagtttgtattctgattatttctaaatctgcattgattttctctatgaccaaatttgttgtaattgaaacatttcccattaaatttataagcattaggttgtcttatcagtttactctgatcttgattatttgcagtcccagaactttctccatgttcaaatccaagtccaattgtatctccattaggtttttgtcttttcagcttgtcatcaagtctttctgaacttttcttgaatttgtctttgtgttcatttgcagtgatcaactcattttcaagaattccaacttatctcacaagctcttctttatcatgttgtatgtgaatcagatttgtctttagcatatcaattccatgacaaagtctcagattttcattacctccatcattaagtcttctagtcaaatattcttcattcttctttctatattcaagatccttacatagtctcatagttaattcttgcatttcattcctcatggtagtgttctcttgcctcaacttgtctacaatatcactaagagtttcctttccttcatcatgtttttgcatttgctcatgaagttcttttctcttattttgtgctataactaggttctcctgaagtcctttaatgaattccttagcagtcctcagatcatcttcaagtttgatattcttcaatttttctgcatcaaaatcttcaagagatccttccaaaTGTTTTCTTAAATTATCCATCTAtaccggttttagaatcttcctcaagttgttagacttttgcaaatagaggaccaagctctgataccaattgttagattcaatgacagtcccaaagacactgagaaaggggggtgaatcagtgtctaaccaatgagagttatatttgaacttatttatatttttgcaacccaaatcaacgtactggtaaataagaaataatgcagtaaacagaaataatagagacaacataaatgcacaccataacacaagatattttaatgaggaaacccagtgtgggaaaaacctcagtgggattttttacccacaatatttactcactggccaatatgaataaatactacttacaataggggccagcacatgcaggaaggccaactgcctagagcgcactgctcaagagagcctcactgactacaaaatggataattaaatccaatacaatgtattgttcAAAATAGCAACTCTAATGCCTgcttcaataccagtttaagctcaatcaGATACCTTAAAAACCAAAACGTTTTTCTAtttttacatataccaataataatcacctatccattaccatacaaaaatgatctataagatcgcatacatatatgagtctttacaatacactgAGTCagcttacaaatagttaattacatttataatataattcatataagcaaaaatttatcccatgtcagcttgagtgccaGTATACTTCATTTCCAGTGTAATTTGAATGCCAGTGAAAGTACCTACCGGTGCATAATGTCTATGAtgtcggtgcatgtgtagaaacttgttgccagttggttgccagttggttgccatcaatgacaacatcaactattctcattagaatGTATAATGCTAGCAATAGGTACATTTACATTTCTTAGACATGATCAAAATACTCATTTGGTCCATTGTAGCATACAAAAGAGCCAAAAAATTGTGATCTGAAGAATATCCACCATGTTTCTCACTTATGTCCTATTTAAAAGTCTTTGAGTTTCCTATTTATCTTTATCTACAATGTTACTCCTAGCTTGCCCATGGGATGCACTTTATCATTCACcttttgcattttctttctcataacTTGCTTCATGCTTGATCACACTAACAAATAGAAGCTAAAGGGAAAATGTTAAGCAGGCTAGAGGGAATGGCCTTGAAGATACCTTTGGCTTCtaagaaagattgaagaagaaaaattGAGAAAACACTGCCAACCAAAGCTTAGGAAATGATTGGGATATATTTAGCAAATAGTTGTTGAAGTTGAGAATCATGAATAGTATCCACATGGACATATTTCTTACATACCAATCTCAAAAGACTTGGGCTTTGAACCATGTTCAACATGTTTGATAGCCTTGATTAGTCAATCCTTTTATCATGGTTGACCAATTTCTCATTGGTCTGTCAATTAATATCAGTTTCATATAAATTATTGATCCTTTATCATTTAATCTATTGATCATGATCAACTTTATATTAATTGTTTCGATCTTGTCTTGGCCTAATTCATTTCTAATCCATTtcttagggttttgtgatttattcatttaacccttttAACACTTTCCTCCCTTaggttaaatttatttatttatttatcctatgtgacaattaaattaattatttagttggctaattttcttttttcctcttgcgagttaattaattaatttgaatttattaattaattctacCTAATTCATGatacctaatttcttaattttcaaaattcaaattcccacTAATTGTTCCCCCCTAATTGCCCCACTTTTCATGCTTCCCATTTGTCATAAATTGCCTTAGAAAATTTTCATGAATTGTCTTAGCAGTTTGTCATGATTGtgcatagaaatgtgtcatatttCTTGtatagaagtttgtcataaatgGACATAGCATTTGTCATGCTTTGTCCCCTCAATCATGCCAATTTCGAATGAAGTTGCTTCTTCCATTTTCTTCATGCTAATTCGGTCCTTttatcaatttgtctataaattgagcCCTTTACTTCATCATTTTCCAACCAcgtttctagtatccttatgttgcgAATTCCACTTTGCAATTTTGCTTTACACTTGTTGTAGGtaatatccacaacatcatatttgaaggagaaagaaggacaatggaggtcaatggaggAAATATCTACATTTTGGTTTGCGCTTTCTTTTGATATTTTGTCTTTCATTCttctattgattgaattaggatttCATTTCATAGTTTGTTAGTTTGTGTGGTTAACTAATTTATGTTATGAATCTTTTCCCTAAATTCGTAGTTACATTTTCTGATCAGCCTAATGTGAACCATGACTAATCTTCTACTTTTTTAAGTGTCCTTGAGTCATTTGCAAGTTAAAATTGCAGAAAAGAGACCTTTCTTGACATAGTCAGGACTTATGCACTTGTGTAGAGGGCTTATGCACCTATGCAGAGGACTTTTGTGCCTATGCAAAAGACTTCTACACTTGTGTTCAAGTCTTTTGCGCCTGTGTTGCCCAGACCTGCGCCTGTGTAGGGGTCTACGGCATTTGATCCTAGTTGATTAATTTGCAGATTATGTTACTTTCTGATGCTTACAAGGATAGTATAGGATTATGAAATTATCAATATGACCTAAAATGAACTCGCATAGTCCTAATTAGGGTTTGGTGAAAGAACAACAACTTCTCGCATTAATTTATTCATGCACAAATTGGTTAAAAAGGAACAAAAACacttcaattttggattttaaattgAACACAAACTCTGCAAATTAATACTTTCATATGAGGTCTATATAACCTCATGACCTCGAAATCTACATACATATCATCCATATCAAACTCTTAAATTACTTGATGACTTTTCTTAAAAAGGGGGACTTTTCACCATGAGTTTTATAGATTCGTAGCTGAAAAGTTAGTATGAAATTCCTTCACTTGTGTAGAATGTAATCTCTATCCTTCAAGAAAGACTACTAATCCAACACAAAGAACGTAATCCGCATCCTTGAAGGACTCGTAGTCTAACATCTCTATTTGAGAAGAAAGACCAGTGGCAACAAATTAATTTTTGCTAATATGAGATTTACTCAATTCTATGGATGATTCCCTATGATGGAACACAAAGATATAAGACTCCCTCGCCCTGTCAAGAGGCCTTGGCACTGAAAGATTaacattcttcttttctttttctttcttcttttgtccATATTGGAAGATGGGATTTTTAACCCACCGGATCAGATGGTCTCATGATTCCTCACTGTAGTACATCATTTTGAAAATATGCTCGAAATGAAAATCAATGAATTTAAAAGTTCTATAGTAGACTGTCACAACTCATTTTTATTTGCAGAACACGTGGATTCTTACAGTGCTTGGATACTGATAGATCATCTACAAAAAAAGGAGGATTTTGTATCTATGGATCCTTCCAAAAAACATTCCAACAATGCTAACCACAAAAACGGTGACTAGATTATAACTCCAAACACTACATCTTGTATATTTAAATCACTGCTAACTACTTTCGGATGGGTCATCACATAAATTCCTCCTTTAGCATAGTCGCATGTTGTAGGCACATCATATATTTATAGGAGGCTTGTATGTGGAGTGCTTTTTTGATCAATCAATTGCCGAAGTCTCTGTTTAAGTATAAGGTCGCTCTTGAAGCTCTGTGTATCCAAAACCTACAATgcatgtaaaaaaaaaagaaataatcatTTGCCTGAAACCAGTTGATTCTAAAAACTGTTTTTAGCTGTGATATTATAGATTGCTACCTTACAATGGACGGTGTGGAAGATATTTCCATCAGAGGCAAAAGAAGCTGAACTAAGTATTCGAAGGCCTTGTTcttcaataacaaagataagctCAGACAACACCATCTGTTCTTTCAAGGTGTTTGTTGTGATCTCTACTCGTGAACCCATATGGGTTACTTTCACTAGAGGAAATGCTTCACACTCAGAGAATGATATCTCATTGTCTTCTTTGTTGTAACAATAAAGCTTCTCCTCGTTAATCTTCATCTTTACTTCATCTCTTTTCTTtgcaagctcattcactttctccTGCAGATGACTGATATAATCTGAGGCTTCTGACAACCGATCAGCAATTGAAATATGGCCCTGTATCATAGTCCATTGAAATTTTTGGCTAATCAAATAAGTGGTGCTGTTTTCTTCCAGTAATCTCCAAATGTACATTTGTATTTGTAAGATTTTTCTTTTAGCAATCAATAAATCTGCACTTAATCTTTAACACTGATCAAAGAAATTTCACATATCCaaatttggattttgcaatttCTATAAACAAAATAGTTCTATAGAAAGAATTTAATAGCTACATTGAATAATAATTTTATCTTAAAATAGAAGAAAAAACTTCAACTATTAAATTGATCGGTGCACCTAAGTTCTCTAGATTGGCCAGAAAGGAGGATTGGGTTTACCCATCATTTGTTGGAATGGATTTCTAAAATATTCAATTATAAACGAGTGTAATCTTTTAATTATAGATATAACTAATAGGTTGGAGGCGTTAATTTCTCTACATTATATGGATCATAAATATCTTCAATAACGGATGATTTGATCTTTTGATCCAAATTCAAAATTGATATCAAAGAAACTCTAATCCTAGACTGTAGCAAAATTCCTTTTCAGATTTTTTCACATAATATTCCACCATGTTGCAGCTGCATTCATAAAAATCTAACTGATTCAATTTCTAGCTGTTCTTCCTGTGACGTCTGTAACTGAAATAGAATAATCACAAACAAAGACTCGTTGAAATTGGTCTACTTTGGCTACGATAATTTCTGGACTTGACTATATGATTTTTTCAGTGAAAACTTCAAACAGTTGAAATCGGAAACTATGCACAATATATACTGTAAAAATCATATATGTAAAACCATAAAATATCATTAAATTATCAAAGATGTTTTAACAATAAATGACGATCTCACAATTGTATAaacaatttttatcaaaaaaaaaaatttaatttctgaaTGTGATTGTGTGAACAATTCTTATCTCGATTTGCAGATCATACTTACTAATCCATCATTAAAATGAGATGAGATTGTATAATTGAAAAACCTTATTAAGATTGCATGATAAGGAAGAAATACCAACATTAGTATCTCCTGTAGCCATCCCTGAACTCTTTAAAATAGATCCATCTACCTACTACATTATAACCATTGAAAGCTTGAGGGTCAAAAGATTTATCGTCATAAAAACACTAGAGATGAAAAATCTGCATACCCTGTTATCTTTTCCGGGCAATAAGGCAATGAGCTGTGAATAGCGGGATTTCATGTCCATTCTCCTCTGCCTTTCTATTACTTTGTGACGCCATTGCTTATCCAAACCTTCACTTCTTTTCGAGGGCTGAGCAGGAACAACACACAAATCCTCGTTGAATAACGGCAGCGAATGATCATGCTCTCCGCTCTGTGCACAAGGGGAAAATGTGGAAGGAACCCAAGAAAACTCATTCATTTTCCTTAACAACACAGCACAACGTACAAAATGCTAATAACACTACCCATCAAAGAATTTAAAAGACCAGGAGCCCAGAAACGTGGATTAATTATCCTGATGTTTAGCAAATTATTTTGTGTGAGAATGATTGAAAAGTGCCGCCTACAGACATATTTCCTCTGATTCGATTGTCGCCTGCAATGGGCAGCTATCAACAATAAAGAAAAGCTGCCCTAGATGTACTCTTTTGGAGACAATCTTTTCTCTGGTCAAAACGATATGATCGGGCTACAGAAGCTACCAATCAAAGCAAAACACCTGTaagatttacttttttttttttttttgagattcgaCTCAATCTGAAAGATATATCGGACGAATAAGACCTGCCAGCGTACACGAACGTGCTTTATAGA
The nucleotide sequence above comes from Cryptomeria japonica chromosome 11, Sugi_1.0, whole genome shotgun sequence. Encoded proteins:
- the LOC131070519 gene encoding transcription factor bHLH162-like; protein product: MNEFSWVPSTFSPCAQSGEHDHSLPLFNEDLCVVPAQPSKRSEGLDKQWRHKVIERQRRMDMKSRYSQLIALLPGKDNRGHISIADRLSEASDYISHLQEKVNELAKKRDEVKMKINEEKLYCYNKEDNEISFSECEAFPLVKVTHMGSRVEITTNTLKEQMVLSELIFVIEEQGLRILSSASFASDGNIFHTVHCKVLDTQSFKSDLILKQRLRQLIDQKSTPHTSLL